A window of the Salarias fasciatus chromosome 7, fSalaFa1.1, whole genome shotgun sequence genome harbors these coding sequences:
- the LOC115392196 gene encoding amyloid-beta A4 precursor protein-binding family A member 2-like, protein MAHGKRPGAISKILAASPPSCPSPGPSKQSQEDRSESVTEATEEPSCTVEDANNDRLTPAVFSKHYYMSCDPSPEDMEDTCSEYDNVGSDVEQDYDEVLHLNREGVVDMRYYKQYCPEDGGYLKHAAGDVINESASAADQIAPRPRLSAEICESSQSEHKQPKMGHRFRSHCAPIAGDEAEGAVKMCQEDRFFFNDGDEIEEVLDGAKFIEDLEEAENSVQRQTGLYLSNENERIRKGGDDREREDDPRVTKNHNTPGASKKVESSHIGPKDKERPGKGRGRRGTGEDTERVVSGVRGCAPNTTEQRPKALPKDCKKAAVRTKARSGATKQHPPPPLRHPHPQSPTDTQKAGPVREAAPVPRPSPPAARSQEMEPRVVKPSLAALHTPEPQRDSLEERQKQPEKPQQQQMEKPSTAVMPEDAPEQPRRPQCPEPVPAEESDPSEKTQEAASFPSFEDVPGPCEPEDLIDGIIFAANYLGCTQVLSDKNPSKSVRMSQAHEAVSRIKSQDEDSQMMTEVDLFISTKAVKVLNADTQETMMDSALRTISYIADIGSIVVLMARRRMSQAASSEDFSESPDSNGEGKTQYRMICYVFESEDAQLIAQSIGQAFSVAYREFLRANGINPTDLSQKQYSDIINSQEMYHDDLVHFSNSDNCKELYVEKQKGENLGVVIVESGWGSILPTVILASMLNSGPAARSGKLSVGDQIMSINDTSLVGLPLATCQGIIKGLKNQVKVKLSIVSCPPVTTVLIKRPDLKFQLGFSVQNGIICSLMRGGIAERGGVRVGHRIIEINGQSVVAMAHEKIVQTLSVSVGEINMKTMPAVMFRLLTGQETPVYI, encoded by the exons ATGGCTCATGGAAAGAGACCCGGAGCCATTTCCAAAATACTAGCTGCCAGCCCTCCATCCTGCCCGAGTCCAGGACCTTCGAAGCAGAGCCAGGAAGACCGGAGCGAGTCGGTGACCGAGGCAACCGAGGAACCATCTTGTACTGTCGAGGATGCCAACAATGACCGGCTGACCCCGGCTGTTTTTTCAAAGCACTATTACATGAGTTGCGACCCAAGTCctgaggacatggaggacacctGCTCCGAGTACGACAACGTGGGCTCCGATGTCGAGCAGGACTATGATGAGGTGCTGCATCTGAACAGAGAGGGCGTCGTTGACATGAGGTATTACAAACAGTACTGTCCTGAGGATGGTGGCTATTTAAAGCACGCAGCTGGTGATGTTATTAATGAGAGCGCCAGCGCTGCTGACCAGATTGCTCCCAGACCTCGACTTAGCGCGGAAATATGTGAGAGCTCACAATCAGAGCATAAGCAGCCGAAGATGGGCCATCGTTTCAGGTCGCATTGTGCCCCGATTGCCGGGGATGAAGCAGAAGGTGCGGTGAAAATGTGCCAGGAAGACAGATTCTTCTTTAACGATGGTGATGAGATAGAAGAAGTGCTGGATGGGGCCAAATTTATAGAGGACTTAGAGGAGGCAGAGAACAGTGTTCAGAGGCAGACTGGCCTTTATCTCTCAAATGAGAATGAAAGAATTAGAAAGGGAGGAGATGATAGGGAGAGAGAAGACGACCCCCGAGTCACAAAAAACCATAATACTCCAGGAGCCAGTAAGAAGGTTGAGTCTTCTCACATAGGTccaaaagacaaagagaggccAGGTAAAGGTCGAGGAAGGAGAGGAACTGGAGAGGACACTGAGCGTGTTGTGTCTGGTGTCAGAGGATGTGCGCCCAACACCACCGAACAGCGTCCAAAAGCTTTGCCCAAGGACTGCAAAAAGGCAGCCGTGCGCACCAAAGCTCGGTCCGGTGCCACGAagcagcatcctcctcctccacttcgcCATCCCCACCCTCAGTCACCCACCGACACCCAGAAGGCCGGGCCCGTTCGAGAGGCGGCCCCGGTTCCCAGACCCAGTCCCCCCGCTGCTAGGAGCCAGGAGATGGAACCCAGAGTTGTCAAACCATCACTGGCTGCTCTTCACACACCAGAACCACAgagggactctctggaggagagacagaagcagcCAGAGAAACCCCAGCAG cagcagatggagaaGCCGAGCACAGCCGTGATGCCTGAGGACGCACCGGAGCAGCCGAGGAGGCCTCAGTGTCCGGAGCCCGTCCCTGCAGAGGAGAGTGACCCTTCTG agaaaacacaggaagctgcttcTTTCCCCAGCTTTGAGGACG TCCCAGGTCCCTGTGAGCCGGAGGATCTCATTGATGGGATTATCTTCGCTGCAAACTACCTGGGATGCACTCAGGTGTTGTCTGATAAAAATCCTTCCAAGTCTGTCCGGATGTCCCAGGCACACGAAGCCGTCAGCCGCATAAAG AGCCAAGATGAGGACTCTCAAATGATGACAGAAGTGGACCTGTTCATCTCAACAAAGGCTGTGAAAGTGCTGAACGCAGACACACAG GAGACGATGATGGACAGTGCCTTGCGGACCATATCCTATATTGCAGACATTGGCAGCATTGTGGTCTTGATGGCACGGAGGCGCATGTCTCAGGCTGCTTCTTCAGAGGATTTTTCCGAATCTCCCGACTCCAACGGCGAAGGGAAGACTCAGTACCGGATGATCTGCTACGTCTTCGAGTCCGAGGAT GCACAGTTAATTGCACAGTCCATCGGCCAGGCTTTCAGTGTGGCCTACAGAGAATTCCTGCGAGCCAACGGCATCAACCCTACAGACCTGAGCCAGAAACAATACAGCGATATCATCAACTCCCAGGAAATGTACCATGATGACCTTGTCCATTTCTCAAACTCCGACAACTGTAAAGAG ctgtaCGTGGAGAAGCAGAAAGGAGAGAACCTGGGCGTGGTGATCGTGGAGTCTGGGTGGGGCTCCATTCTGCCCACCGTCATCCTCGCGAGTATGCTGAACAGCGGTCCGGCAGCTCGCTCTGGAAAGCTCAGCGTAGGGGACCAGATCATGTCCATCAACGATACCAGTTTGGTGGGGCTGCCACTGGCCACGTGCCAGGGCATCATCAAG GGTTTGAAGAATCAGGTGAAGGTGAAGCTGAGTATCGTGAGCTGCCCTCCTGTCACCACCGTCCTCATCAAGAGACCCGATCTCAAGTTTCAGCTCGGCTTCAGCGTTCAGAACGGCATT ATCTGCAGTCTGATGCGTGGCGGTATTGCCGAGCGAGGCGGCGTCCGCGTTGGACACAGAATCATCGAGATAAACGGTCAGAGCGTCGTTGCCATGGCACATGAGAAGATAGTTCAAACCCTGTCTGTCTCGGTGGGTGAG ATCAACATGAAGACGATGCCGGCGGTGATGTTCAGACTGCTGACGGGACAGGAGACGCCCGTCTACATCTAG
- the duox gene encoding dual oxidase 1: protein MDLRKWVWSVCVVFGSVLFVSEHVCCSGVVCEGSWEVPRFDGWYNSLGHPRRGVAGSRLVRLVPAQYWDGVLQPVHEPLLPNPRALSRVLTAGTPGLPSTRNRTVLALFFGYHVAFEIFNSRAPGCPPEFMNIAVPRGDPVFDPSATGKALLPFQRGPWDKESGQSPSNPRTPVNLVTSWIDGSSIYGPSTSWSDSLRSFSGGLLASGSEWNMPRKGGERSRMWSAPDPSTGEHRPEGLYELGNAWANENVFTAAEGIIWFRYHNYVASKLHRENPAWSDERLFQNARKIVVATFQNIALYEWLPAYLNDKKLPPYPGYQKFVDPGISPEFEAAAIRFGITMAPSGVYMRNRTCHFRRIINVDGSTSPAMRLCNNFWKRKESNLQTGEDVDDLLLGMASQIAEREDNVVVEDLRDYMYGPLRFTRTDLVALTVQRGRDFGLRSYAEIRKALDLPPVATFEDLSPELNSSDPQLLRDVAELYGGDISKLELFPGGLLESSGGPGPVFSAIILDQFERIRNGDRFWFENKQNGLFTEEEIRWVRSTTYHRVLMAVTNAEASDVQDDVFFWRDGDPCPQPAQLNASMLHPCTNATKRNYFDGSHAGFGIFIIVLLLFPVVSFLVACMVAYLRKYRYRKFQRRRKAGDRTEEPAVGISAYEWQGPRSQLHPVSVWVSEKGRLQVSDGAGSAHRCLCLGSQRYLDVLLSSDRHRRALLLKVSKEYDLVLFFDDESKRTEFIKHLCQEVTDIRQEIRVKEMREKELLKEALTREQRAQIVETFIRHAFSQVLEIEKCDAGDMSGVSRKKAREVLQCELTASEFADALGLKPDSLFVDSMFTLADKDGNGYLSFQEFLDVIVIFMKGSPEEKSKLMFSMNDIGGTGFLSKEEFARMLRSFIEISNGALSKRQAEDGIKAMIQAAGFDNKERISWEDFHFLLRDHEKELQFAQLNVKGMEKQGRKRLSRDQRVSFIIPANSKIEGPELRRRKKMNVNTPNVYVKPKREKYIKNPVRQKIQQFKRFIENYRRHIVCFTVVYGIAAGVTLDRCYYFGLQAEATGVPETSAVGIIVSRGSAATISFLFPYMLLTVCRNLITLCRETFLNRYIPFDAAIDFHRFMAMTALLFSVIHTLGHVVNIYIFSISDLSILSCLFPKVFSNNGSELPLKWSWWFFQTVPGITGVLLLFALAFIYIFASRYFRHISFQGFWVTHYLYVVVYILTVIHGTYALFQEPRFHIYLIPPALLFLLDKLISLSRKKVEIPVVRAELLPSGVTHLEFKRPQGFVYRSGQWVRIACLKLGTDEYHPFTLTSAPHEETLSLHIRAVGPWTSQLRELYTEERVIEQGFYPKLYLDGPFGEGHQEWIDFEVSVLVGGGIGVTPFASILKDLVFKSSIKSKILCKKVYFIWVTRTQRQFEWMSDIIREVEEVDTQELVSVHTYITQVAEKFDLRTTMLYVCERHFQKVWNRSLFTGLRSVTHFGRPPFVSFFSSLQEVHPEVGKVGVFSCGPPGLTKNVEKACQQMNKKDQAHFIHHYENF from the exons ATGGATTTGCGTAAATgggtttggagtgtgtgtgtagtgtttgGCTCAGTGCTCTTTGTCAGTGAAC ACGTGTGTTGCTCAGGTGTGGTGTGTGAAGGGTCCTGGGAAGTTCCTCGCTTTGACGGCTGGTACAACAGTTTGGGACATCCCAGACGCGGAGTGGCCG GGTCTCGTCTCGTGCGCCTCGTGCCCGCGCAGTACTGGGACGGGGTGCTGCAGCCCGTCCACGAGCCTCTTCTCCCGAACCCGCGCGCGCTGAGCCGCGTGCTGACCGCCGGGACCCCCGGGCTGCCCTCCACCCGCAACCGGACCGTGCTCGCGCTCTTCTTCG GTTACCATGTTGCTTTTGAAATTTTTAACTCAAGAGCTCCTGGCTGCCCCCCTGAGTTCATGAACATCGCGGTCCCTAGAGGTGACCCAGTCTTTGACCCCTCTGCAACTGGAAAAGCCCTGCTGCCCTTCCAGAGAGGACCGTGGGACAAAGAATCTGGACAGAGTCCCAGTAATCCTCGCACGCCG GTTAACCTTGTGACTTCGTGGATCGACGGCAGCTCCATCTATGGTCCTTCCACTTCCTGGTCTGACTCCCTGAGGAGTTTTTCTGGAGGACTCTTGGCTTCAGGCTCTGAGTGGAACATGCCAAGGAAGGGAGGAGAACGCAGTCGCATGTGGAGCGCTCCAGATCCCTCTACCGGAGAACACAGACCTGAAGGCCTTTATG AGTTGGGAAACGCCTGGGCCAATGAGAACGTCTTCACGGCAGCAGAGGGGATTATCTGGTTTCGCTACCACAATTATGTAGCCTCCAAGCTGCACAGAGAAAACCCGGCGTGGTCGGACGAGAGGCTGTTTCAAAACGCCAGGAAGATCGTCGTGGCCACGTTCCAG AATATTGCTCTTTATGAATGGCTGCCTGCATACCTCAACGACAAAAAGCTTCCTCCTTACCCAG GTTACCAGAAATTTGTTGATCCAGGCATCTCTCCCGAGTTTGAGGCAGCTGCTATCAGATTTGGTATCACTATGGCGCCCTCTGGTGTGTATATGAG AAACAGAACCTGCCATTTTCGGAGGATTATTAATGTTGATGGAAGCACATCACCAGCGATGCGCCTTTGCAACAACTTTTGGAAGCGAAAG GAATCCAATTTGCAGACGGGTGAGGATGTGGATGACCTCCTCTTGGGCATGGCCTCCCAGattgcagagagagaagacaatGTAGTAGTGGAGGACCTTAGAG ACTATATGTACGGACCCCTGAGGTTCACCCGGACAGATCTGGTGGCGCTGACCGTCCAGCGAGGACGAGACTTCGGTCTGCGAAGTTATGCTGAGATCAGAAAAGCTCTGGATCTGCCTCCTGTGGCAACGTTTGAAGATCTGAGTCCTGAGCTCAACAGCAGCGACCCGCAG TTGCTCCGTGATGTTGCGGAGCTGTATGGCGGCGATATCTCCAAGCTGGAGCTCTTTCCTGGAGGATTGCTGGAATCCAGTGGCGGTCCGGGTCCAGTTTTCTCAGCTATAATCTTAGACCAGTTTGAGCGTATCAGGAACGGAGACCGCTTCTGGTTTGAGAACAAGCAGAATGG TTTGTTTACTGAGGAGGAGATCCGGTGGGTTCGCAGCACGACGTATCACCGCGTCCTGATGGCAGTCACGAATGCAGAGGCCAGCGACGTACAGGATGATGTCTTCTTCTGGAGGGACG GTGACCCCTGTCCTCAGCCCGCACAGCTGAATGCGTCAATGCTCCATCCCTGCACTAATGCTACAAAACGTAATTACTTTGATGGGAGCCACGCCGGCTTTGGGATATTTATCATTGTTCTGCTGCTCTTTCCCGTCG TGAGTTTTCTCGTGGCCTGCATGGTGGCGTATCTCCGGAAGTACAGGTACAGGAAattccagagaagaagaaaagccgGCGACAGAACAGAGGAGCCGGCTGTGGGAATCTCTG CGTACGAGTGGCAGGGCCCCAGAAGCCAGCTGCACCCTGTGAGCGTGTGGGTCAGTGAGAAGGGGAGGCTGCAGGTCTCCGACGGCGCCGGCTCCGCTCACCGCTGCCTCTGCCTGGGAAGCCAGCGCTACCTGGACGTCCTCCTGTCCAGCGACCGCCACcgcagagctctgctgctcaaaGTCTCTAAAGAGTATGACCTG GTGCTGTTTTTCGATGACGAGAGCAAACGCACGGAGTTCATCAAGCATCTGTGCCAGGAGGTGACAGACATCAGGCAGGAGATTAGAGTGAAGGAGATGAGAGAGAAGGAACTGCTGAAGGAGGCTTTAACCCGGGAGCAGAGGGCTCAGATTGTGGAAACTTTCATCCGACACGCTTTCTCCCAG GTGTTGGAGATAGAGAAGTGTGACGCCGGTGACATGAGTGGCGTTTCCCGCAAGAAAGCCAGAGAGGTCCTGCAGTGCGAGCTGACGGCGTCAGAGTTCGCTGACGCACTCGGTCTCAAACCCGACTCCCTGTTCGTGGACTCCATGTTCACACTGGCCGATAAAGACGGGAACGGCTACCTGTCCTTTCAGGAGTTCCTCGATGTGATCGTTATCTTTATGAAAG GTTCCCCGGAGGAAAAATCCAAGCTCATGTTCTCCATGAACGACATCGGAGGAACGGGCTTCTTATCTAAAGAGGAATTTGCCCGGATGCTCAG GTCCTTCATTGAAATCTCCAATGGCGCTCTGTCAAAGCGCCAGGCAGAGGACGGGATCAAGGCCATGATTCAAGCTGCGGGCTTTGATAACAAGGAGAGGATCTCGTGGGAAGACTTCCATTTCCTCTTGCGGGACCACGAGAAGGAGCTCCAGTTCGCTCAGCTCAATGTCAAAG GGATGGAGAAACAAGGCAGGAAGCGGCTGAGCCGGGACCAGAGGGTGTCGTTTATAATTCCTGCAAACAG CAAGATAGAGGGACCAGAGCTGCGCAGACgaaaaaa GATGAACGTCAATACTCCGAACGTGTACGTGAAGCCCAAGCGTGAGAAGTACATCAAGAACCCTGTGCGGCAGAAAATCCAGCAGTTCAAACGTTTCATTGAGAATTATCGGCGTCACATCGTGTGTTTCACCGTCGTCTACGGCATCGCGGCTGGAGTGACGCTCGACCGATGTTACT ACTTCGGTCTTCAGGCCGAAGCCACAGGCGTTCCCGAGACGTCGGCGGTGGGCATCATCGTGTCCCGGGGCTCGGCAGCCACCATCTCCTTCCTGTTTCCCTACATGCTCCTCACCGTGTGCCGCAACCTCATCACGCTGTGTCGGGAGACCTTCCTCAACCGATACATCCCCTTCGACGCTGCCATCGACTTCCACCGCTTCATGGCCATGACGGCACTCCTCTTCTCCG TTATTCATACTTTGGGACACGTGGTCAACATCTACATCTTCTCCATCAGTGATCTCAGCATTCTGTCCTGCCTGTTTCCCAAAGTCTTTTCCAACAACGG aTCTGAACTTCCTCTCAAGTGGTCCTGGTGGTTCTTTCAGACTGTTCCCG GAATCACCGGCGTCTTGCTTCTTTTCGCTTTAGcgttcatttacatttttgccTCACGCTATTTCCGTCACATCAGCTTCCAGGGCTTCTGGGTCACTCATTACCTCTACGTTGTGGTGTACATTCTG ACAGTAATTCATGGCACTTACGCTCTGTTTCAAGAGCCTCGTTTCCACATCTACCTCATCCCCCCTGCGCTCCTCTTTCTCCTGGACAAGCTCATCAGTCTCAGCAGGAAGAAGGTGGAGATCCCCGTGGTCCGAGCCgagctgctgccttcag GCGTGACGCATCTGGAGTTCAAGCGGCCGCAGGGCTTCGTGTACCGTTCAGGCCAGTGGGTCCGCATAGCGTGTCTGAAGCTCGGCACAGATGAGTACCACCCATTCACTCTGACGTCGGCGCCTCACGAAGAGACCCTGAGTCTGCACATCCGCGCCGTGGGGCCCTGGACCAGCCAGCTCCGAGAGCTCTACACCGAGGAGCGCGTCATCGAGCAGGGCTTCTACCCAAAG CTGTATCTGGACGGCCCGTTTGGTGAGGGCCATCAGGAGTGGATTGACTTTGAGGTGTCGGTGTTGGTGGGAGGAGGAATTGGAGTCACCCCTTTCGCTTCCATCCTGAAAGACCTGGTGTTCAAGTCCTCCATCAAGTCCAAGATCCTGTGTAAGAAG GTGTATTTCATCTGGGTGACGCGGACGCAGCGCCAGTTTGAGTGGATGTCAGACATCatcagagaggtggaggaagtggaCACACAGGAGCTGGTGTCCGTCCACACCTACATCACCCAGGTGGCCGAGAAGTTCGACCTACGCACCACCATGCTG TACGTGTGTGAGCGCCACTTCCAAAAGGTGTGGAACCGCAGTCTGTTCACCGGCTTGCGCTCCGTCACTCACTTTGGCCGCCCGCCTTTCGTGTCCTTCTTCAGTTCACTGCAGGAAGTTCATCCTGAG GTGGGTAAGGTGGGCGTGTTCAGCTGCGGCCCCCCGGGACTCACCAAGAACGTGGAGAAAGCCTGTCAGCAGATGAATAAGAAGGATCAGGCCCACTTCATACATCACTACGAGAACTTCTGA
- the duox2 gene encoding dual oxidase maturation factor 1: MTFYDDIYPFYPLQRTAFIFSGRLLTIILVFLVLAVSLLLILPGIRGKSRLFWMFRILTSLFIGVVIVALNFTSDWAEGRVTTNATYKSFSDAVVNVDIGLHVGLYGINVTLRGNPVVQLNETINYNEMFSWQDSIEKDYEEALERGLPNPILYIAEKFTMHSPCGLIFQYRFSGRYASATLWTAFCCWMLTNILFSMPVILYAGYMMLATAAFVFFSMASFSTAMNAPQCVFSLGSDSFVTAYSHSFWLALATGLLCAVIGSLVVLLNFLIPEKMKEAFSVGVDSDENDRYSYGNGYVNSVFVDGVIIYPMTSKFSAAHI; the protein is encoded by the exons ATGACTTTCTACGATGACATTTACCCATTCTACCCGCTACAAAGGACTGCCTTCATCTTCAGCGGCCGCTTGCTCACCATTATCCTGGTCTTCCTTGTGCTCGCAGTCAGTCTTCTCCTCATTCTGCCGGGGATCCGCGGGAAGTCG CGGCTCTTCTGGATGTTCAGAATCCTCACCAGCCTGTTCATAGGTGTGGTAATAGTGG CGCTCAACTTCACTAgcgactgggccgagggccgaGTGACCACAAACGCCACCTACAAGTCTTTCAGCGACGCCGTGGTCAACGTTGACATCGGCCTGCACGTCGGACTGTACGGCATTAATGTCACACTCAGAG ggAATCCTGTTGTACAGCTCAACGAAACCATTAACTACAATGAGATGTTCAGCTGGCAGGACAGTATTGAGAAAGACTATGAGGAAGCTCTGGAGAGAGGATTACCCAACCCCATCCTGTATATCGCCGAGAAGTTCACGATGCACAGCCCATGCGGTCTCATCTTCCAATACCGATTCTCCGGCCGATATGCTTCCGCGACTCTCTG GACAGCcttctgctgctggatgctCACAAACATCCTCTTCTCGATGCCGGTCATCCTGTACGCCGGGTACATGATGCTGGCCACCGCCGCCTTCGTCTTCTTCTCCATGGCCTCCTTCTCCACCGCCATGAACGCGCCTCAGTGCGTTTTCTCGCTTGGATCGGACTCCTTTGTGACGGCGTACAGCCACTCCTTCTGGCTGGCTCTAGCTACAG GTCTGCTGTGCGCCGTAATTGGGAGTCTTGTGGTGCTGCTGAACTTCCTGATACCGGAGAAGATGAAGGAGGCGTTCAGCGTCGGAGTGGACAGCGATGAAAATGACAGATACTCTTACGGGAACGGCTACGTGAATTCAGTCTTCGTTGACGGAGTGATTATTTACCCAATGACATCCAAATTTTCAGCG gctcaTATATGA
- the fan1 gene encoding LOW QUALITY PROTEIN: fanconi-associated nuclease 1 (The sequence of the model RefSeq protein was modified relative to this genomic sequence to represent the inferred CDS: inserted 3 bases in 2 codons): MSDRADKDKQKRRLSLSKSKKGDVKPITSFFLSQPPPRLACPLCGHFVPRFKINEHIDLQCQKFERGDASAASASTNDVSSGQLSPTRSPPKSPELAGKVQEEVTETKTSPYFKKNNSQPPVVHSKTVVRTIDLGSLSSKLSRNCQKKNHAEEKRAETCLNQELNASETLNSSQKENVSILPSKGKRESDVVTACSVDTPISVDDPSSSEKRYETRLRASKSDFPPKQESVSSKLKKRKKEISSTALSAFPKKSKYDKKPEQPEEGLSHEITADIDKCNSDKPSXPPMRPSLSSEEAQKNDAAVMSNDPEYDGETPTGEQSSQWLPYYLRNFRTVLQAVLDNEDDRELFNEDDMAFIYAFEKLSVMGQKLYVRLFQRKLKWLQVNKLDYAEISSDLGPTAQELIQGSFLQTEADLEDLGEALDLLPAPELKALAKTFHLGNSGSQKQQLVDGLLRLSKQKSLFSFAAAQNNIGSVILKRAKQLAGSCVRLCRGPRAVFSRVLLLFSLTDTMDEEETAAGGQSQLYTILLVNSGRLAFPDFTVQRRAKLFQDREDLIRYEAAMRALQEVTLAMQGGQWERALELYTAAKTDWQDLRTKHDISHQEALPVFLRSFTTGWAYTRILSRGVEILQRLRRYEEAVEELRALLSQSVYCMDSRGRWWDRLALNLHQHLKKPEQAIHAIRDGLLDPLVRTGHKLSLHQRAVRMKESPSCKKYRLKLRELPAIEVQDVKHVTIRGQLFPHEGGXGKSRFLLPSHEQGEECDGATVICSVEELCLAHYRQQGFDQGIHGEGSTFSTLFALLLWDIIFMEGIPDVFRNPYQTCPLDLHTDCFYESRKEAIVSRVHLLSEASVETLNDMLEEVWNSQEGKVCSLVNWERFSSLQQAQSLVACFGGGFLGGVISRMAKDYRHCRGGLPDLVVWNTSDNSYKLVEVKGPRDRLSQKQQIWLDELQKLGADVEVCHVTDTGARGSRLE, from the exons ATGAGCGACAGGGcagacaaagacaaacagaagcgAAGATTATCGTTGTCCAAGAGTAAGAAAGGTGATGTTAAGCCGATCACGTCGTTTTTCCTCAGCCAGCCGCCCCCTCGGCTGGCCTGCCCCCTGTGCGGCCACTTCGTCCCAAGATTCAAGATCAATGAGCACATTGATCTGCAGTGTCAGAAGTTTGAGCGAGGAGACGCTTCTGCAGCCTCAGCAAGTACTAACGATGTGTCAAGCGGCCAGCTGTCACCCACGAGGAGTCCCCCTAAGTCCCCAGAGCTGGCTGGAAAAGTGCAAGAAGAGGTCACGGAGACCAAGACCAGTCCTTACTTTAAGAAGAATAACTCCCAGCCTCCAGTTGTACACAGTAAGACCGTGGTCAGAACTATCGATCTGGGAAGCCTTTCCTCCAAACTATCAAGAAACTGTCAGAAAAAGAACCACGCAGAGGAGAAAAGGGCAGAAACTTGTCTGAACCAGGAGTTGAACGCATCTGAGACACTGAACAGCTCACAGAAAGAAAACGTTTCGATTCTGCCCTCCAAAGGCAAAAGAGAAAGTGATGTGGTCACTGCCTGCAGTGTAGACACTCCAATATCAGTGGATGATCCTTCAAGTTCAGAAAAAAGATATGAAACTAGACTCAGGGCATCAAAGTCGGATTTTCCTCCTAAACAGGAATCTGTTTCCTCCAAgctaaaaaagagaaaaaaggagataTCTTCCACTGCTCTGTCTGCATTTCCCAAGAAATCAAAGTATGACAAGAAACCGGAACAACCAGAGGAGGGTTTATCACATGAAATCACAGCTGACATCGACAAGTGCAATTCTGATAAACCTTC GCCTCCCATGAGGCCCTctttgagctcagaagaagcACAAAAGAACGATGCTGCTGTGATGAGCAATGATCCAGAATATGATGGAGAGACCCCCACCGGAGAGCAGAGCTCTCAATGGCTTCCCTACTACCTCCGAAACTTTAGGACCGTACTGCAGGCTGTGCTGGACAACGAGGACGACCGGGAATTGTTCAACGAGGATGATATGGCATTCATATATGCGTTTGAGAAGTTATCAG tcaTGGGACAGAAGCTGTATGTAAGACTCTTTCAGAGGAAACTGAAATGGCTTCAAGTAAATAAACTGGATTATGCGGAGATAAGCAGTGATCTGGGACCGACGGCACAGGAACTGATTCAGGGCAGTTTTCTACAGACAG AAGCAGACCTTGAGGACCTTGGGGAGGCTCTGGATCTCCTGCCGGCTCCTGAGCTTAAAGCTCTGGCTAAAACGTTCCATCTGGGAAACTCTGGGAGTCAAAAACAACAGCTGGTAGACGGGCTCCTCCGCCTCAGCAAGCAAAAGTCCCTCTTCTCTTTCGCTGCTGCTCAAAACAACATAGGAAGTGTTATCCTGAAACG GGCCAAGCAGCTGGCAGGCTCCTGTGTGCGTCTTTGTCGTGGTCCTCGGGCCGTCTTCTCTCGAGTCCTTCTGCTTTTCTCCCTGACGGACACCATggacgaggaggagacggcAGCGGGAGGACAGAGTCAGCTGTACACCATCCTGCTGGTGAACTCGGGCCGTCTGGCCTTCCCAGACTTCACAGTGCAGCGCAGAGCCAAGCTGTTCCAGGACAGAGAGGACCTCATCAG GTATGAAGCTGCAATGCGAGCCCTGCAGGAGGTGACCTTAGCAATGCAGGGGGGTCAGTGGGAGAGGGCGCTGGAGCTTTACACTGCTGCCAAAACTGACTGGCAAGACCTGAGAACAAAACATGACATTAG TCACCAGGAAGCGCTGCCTGTGTTCCTGCGCAGCTTCACCACAGGATGGGCTTATACTCGAATCTTATCTCGAGGGGTGGAGATTCTGCAGAGGTTACGTCGCTATGAG GAAgcggtggaggagctgcgggCCTTGCTGTCACAGTCTGTTTACTGTATGGACAGCCGTGGGCGATGGTGGGACAGACTGGCTCTAAACCTTCACCAGCATCTGAAGAAACCTGAGCAA GCAATTCATGCAATCAGAGACGGACTGTTGGACCCCCTGGTCCGCACAGGACAtaaactttctctccatcagagagcagttagGATGAAAGAGTCTCCCAGCTGCAAGAAATACCGCCTGAAACTCAGAGAACTGCCTGCGATTGAAGTCCAAGATGTCAAACAT GTTACCATTCGAGGACAGCTGTTTCCTCATGAGGGGG ACGGGAAATCCAGATTCCTGCTGCCGTCACATGAACAGGGAGAAGAGTGTGACGGTGCCACTGTGATCTGCTCTGTAGAGGAGCTGTGTCTGGCGCATTACCGACAGCAAGGTTTTGACCAAG GGATCCATGGAGAGGGCTCAACATTCTCCACACTGTTTGCTCTTCTGCTGTGggacatcatttttatggagGGAATCCCAGATGTCTTCCGAAATCCATACCAG ACATGTCCGCTGGATCTTCACACTGACTGCTTCTACGAGAGCAGAAAGGAAGCCATTGTGTCTCGTGTTCATTTACTCAGCGAGGCATCTGTGGAAACGCTGAACGACATGTTGGAAGAAGTTTGGAATTCCCAGGAGGGCAAAGTCTGCTCACTGGTCAACTGGGAGCgtttttcctccctccagcAGGCACAG TCGCTGGTTGCTTGCTTTGGTGGGGGATTCTTAGGCGGAGTAATATCACGGATGGCTAAAGACTACAGACACTGTCGTGGAGGTTTGCCTGATCTTGTGGTGTGGAACACTTCAGACAACAGCTACAAG CTGGTGGAGGTAAAGGGGCCTCGTGATCGGCTGTCTCAGAAGCAGCAGATCTggctggatgagctgcagaagCTGGGGGCTGATGTGGAGGTGTGCCACGTGACGGACACTGGAGCCAGAGGAAGTCGTCTGGAATGA